ACACTGGGTTGGGTTGACTTTTCCTGGCATAATAGAAGATCCTGGCTCATTAGCTGGCAATTCTAACTCATAAATACCCGCCCTTGGCCCACAAGCCAGTAAACGAATGTCATTAGCAATTTTGTATAATGAACAGGCTAGGGTTTTGAGGGTGGCACTTAACATTACCATGGCATCATGGGCCCCCATTACGGTAAACTTGTTAGGAGCGGAGACAAAGGGTAAACCAGTAATGGCGGCTATATGTTGGGCTACCCTTTCTGCAAAACCCGGTGGCGCATTAATACCAGTTCCTACAGCAGTACCACCTAGGGCTAATTGATAGATGCCAGGCAAGGCGTTTTCAATCCTGTTGAGGTTATCCTCTAGCATCCCCACATAGCCGGAGAATTCTTGCCCTAAACTCAAGGGTACAGCATCTTGAAGGTGGGTACGTCCTATTTTTATAATATCCTTCCAGGCCTCTGCCTTTTCTGCCAGAGCGTCTCTCAGTCTTACCACTCCTGGGATTAGACGTTGTTTGACGGCGATAGCTGCGGCAATATTCATGGCAGTGGGAAAGGCATCATTGGAAGACTGAGACATGTTAACATCATCATTGGGGTGGATGGGGTTTTTGCTTCCTAATTTTCCCCCGGCAATTTCTATGGCGCGATTAGCAATCACCTCATTTACATTCATGTTAGCTTGAGTGCCACTGCCTGTCATCCACACATGGAGTGGAAAATGGCTGTCTAGTTTCCCTTCCAGAATTTCGTCTGCCACCTGGACTATTAATTTGGCTTTTTCTGGGGCTAATTTTCCTAATTCTTGATTAGTAATTGCTGCAGCTTTTTTAACTATTGCCAGCGCCTTAATTACTTCTATAGGCATCAAGTCTTCCCCTATAGAAAAATATTTTAGGGAGCGTTGGGTTTGAGCCCCCCAATAGCGATCAGCTGGCACTTCTATCTCGCCAATACTGTCTTTTTCTATACGGTTATTCTTCTTTTCCATAAGGTTAAAATTTATCTCTGTCTTCTCCTTGGATTTTATCACGAATTGGCCTTTTCTTTGCCAAAAAGCCGAGAATCCAACTTGTTTAGAATAGCTGATAACTGCCAATGTTGGGGTTTGATAAAAAAATTATTAAAAAAAGAATTGACAGCGGTATATGCCTACCATAAAAACCCCACAAGGAGGGAGAAGAATTTAGTTTATAGGACAAACAATTCTTGAGATGGAATTTGTAAATGTCAGAGAAAAAACCCTTTGACCTATAGGTTGGGACAGGGGCTAACACCGGCACAAGGGGATATATTTCTTACTTTCTATCCTCTTAAACCTACTCCTTGTTGGTTTATGGGACAACTCTCAATTTGCCTGGATAATTCTTCCAAGCGGGGGGGTAGTTTTCAGAAATCCCTATCAGTTACTGCAGCAAAAGTCACAAAGCCCCCATCCTATCTATTACTATTCTGATTCTATCAGATTTGGGGACTTTCGTGCCGGCTCAAGGCGTAATTATGGTGTCATCAAGAGATAATTAAGAAAAC
This Geminocystis sp. M7585_C2015_104 DNA region includes the following protein-coding sequences:
- the fumC gene encoding class II fumarate hydratase, which gives rise to MEKKNNRIEKDSIGEIEVPADRYWGAQTQRSLKYFSIGEDLMPIEVIKALAIVKKAAAITNQELGKLAPEKAKLIVQVADEILEGKLDSHFPLHVWMTGSGTQANMNVNEVIANRAIEIAGGKLGSKNPIHPNDDVNMSQSSNDAFPTAMNIAAAIAVKQRLIPGVVRLRDALAEKAEAWKDIIKIGRTHLQDAVPLSLGQEFSGYVGMLEDNLNRIENALPGIYQLALGGTAVGTGINAPPGFAERVAQHIAAITGLPFVSAPNKFTVMGAHDAMVMLSATLKTLACSLYKIANDIRLLACGPRAGIYELELPANEPGSSIMPGKVNPTQCEALAMVAVQVIGYDTAVTIAGAGGILEMNVYKPLIIYNVLQSIKILADGCSNFAQYCVKDMKPNRERIQQLVNQSLMLVTALTPKIGYDKASEIAQLAYKQNLTLKQATLQLGYLTEVEFDECMNLHKMAYPHHDS